In a single window of the Saccharothrix australiensis genome:
- a CDS encoding DegT/DnrJ/EryC1/StrS family aminotransferase, producing MGDSTPGTLVDRHGGPVAERSTAVPGQRRPPGVGDRGPIIEAYERRCAALANRRGAVAVSSSTAGFELCCRALGLAPDEEVLVPEVGWRSIAAAVRTVGANPGVVPVRRDLVVEWPDVRARLGPRTRAVVVAHVRGRAAGDVGRIAEGLAERGVALIEDCSQAWGARGPEGPVGSCGVAAFFSTRTPGSAATGEGGVVVADDPALLDAVRHAAGYRASTAPRLDWLLNQRISEASAARALPRVLRLGVVVAELRVTQAAAAAVLATVPDARVTADGAGASNGATVGVWLPGVERSRVVAARLGEAGFTVWQPVDHDPDGTGAWPVGPPARGPVDVRRYLDIAVPRLDGAGRARFLGRLREVCAGLAA from the coding sequence ATGGGCGACAGCACACCGGGCACGCTCGTGGACCGGCACGGCGGACCGGTCGCGGAGCGGTCGACCGCCGTGCCCGGCCAGCGGCGACCTCCGGGCGTCGGTGACCGCGGTCCGATCATCGAGGCGTACGAGCGGCGGTGCGCCGCGCTGGCGAACCGGCGCGGCGCGGTCGCGGTCTCCTCCTCGACGGCGGGGTTCGAGCTGTGCTGCCGCGCGCTGGGGCTGGCCCCGGACGAGGAGGTGCTGGTGCCGGAGGTCGGCTGGCGGTCCATCGCCGCCGCCGTGCGCACGGTGGGCGCGAACCCCGGCGTCGTCCCGGTCCGGCGGGACCTCGTGGTCGAGTGGCCCGACGTGCGCGCCCGCCTGGGACCGCGCACCAGGGCGGTGGTCGTCGCGCACGTGCGCGGTCGGGCGGCGGGCGACGTCGGCCGGATCGCCGAGGGGCTCGCGGAGCGCGGTGTCGCGCTGATCGAGGACTGCTCGCAGGCGTGGGGCGCGCGTGGCCCGGAAGGCCCGGTGGGTTCGTGCGGTGTCGCGGCGTTCTTCTCCACCCGCACGCCGGGGTCCGCCGCGACCGGCGAGGGCGGTGTGGTCGTGGCGGACGACCCGGCGCTGCTCGACGCGGTGCGGCACGCGGCGGGCTACCGGGCCTCGACCGCGCCGAGGCTGGACTGGCTGCTCAACCAGCGGATCAGCGAGGCGTCGGCGGCGCGGGCGCTGCCGCGGGTCCTGCGGCTGGGGGTGGTCGTGGCCGAGCTGCGCGTCACGCAGGCCGCCGCGGCCGCCGTGCTGGCCACCGTGCCGGACGCGCGCGTCACCGCCGACGGCGCGGGCGCGTCGAACGGCGCCACCGTCGGGGTGTGGCTGCCGGGCGTCGAGCGGTCCCGCGTCGTGGCCGCGCGGCTGGGCGAGGCGGGCTTCACCGTCTGGCAGCCGGTCGACCACGACCCGGACGGGACCGGGGCGTGGCCGGTGGGTCCGCCCGCGCGCGGTCCCGTCGACGTGCGCCGCTACCTCGACATCGCCGTGCCCCGGCTCGACGGGGCCGGCCGCGCCCGGTTCCTGGGCCGGTTGCGGGAGGTGTGCGCGGGGCTGGCTGCCTGA